From the Salvelinus alpinus chromosome 32, SLU_Salpinus.1, whole genome shotgun sequence genome, one window contains:
- the LOC139562477 gene encoding arylsulfatase I, whose product MVMRGAVESGFPLLGVAVLAFLCCMRGGQTQDDSGSGGIPGTMPPHLIFILADDQGYGDVGYHGSDIHTPVLDQLAGEGVKLENYYVQPICSPSRSQLMTGRYQIHTGLQHSIIRARQPLCLPPDAPTLAERLQEAGYSTHMVGKWHLGFCRPGCLPTGRGFQSFLGSLTGSGDHFSYQSCDQAEACGFDLHDGDRPAWEMSGNYSTTLYIERVKKILRAHDPRKPLFLYLALQAVHTPLQAPNHFLQRYSALDNRPRRHYAAMVSCVDEGVGVLVQELRTRGLYQNSVLVYSSDNGGQPLSGGCNWPLRGGKGTYWEGGVRAVGFVHSPLLKRKGKVSKALIHVSDWYPTLLSLAGAPEKDRGQLDGHNVWGAISQGLPCPRTEILFNIDPVSRRPGEADSRTLALNGFGIWDTALRAAIRAGDWKLLTGNVGDGDWVPPQTLPGGPHQWQGMEKRRDQRGKSVWLFNITADPYERSDLADARPEVVKILLARLAEYNQTAVPPRNPPDDHMADPQLHGGVWTPWLGEEGSEGSEGSGEGGKGKGKSSKMRHCKVCKLKALFKKVGSRMQRSSLFF is encoded by the exons ATGGTTATGAGAGGGGCTGTCGAGTCGGGCTTCCCCCTGCTCGGAGTGGCCGTACTAGCCTTTCTCTGCTGCATGCGAGGGGGTCAGACCCAGGATGACTCGGGCTCTGGGGGGATCCCAGGCACCATGCCTCCCCACCTCATCTTCATCCTGGCGGATGACCAGGGCTATGGGGACGTGGGCTACCATGGCTCGGACATCCACACTCCGGTCctggaccagctggctggagaaGGGGTGAAGCTGGAGAACTACTATGTCCAACCGATCTGCTCACCCTCACGCAGCCAGCTTATGACCGGGCG GTACCAGATTCACACGGGCCTCCAGCATTCTATCATCCGGGCACGCCAGCCGCTGTGCCTGCCCCCGGATGCGCCCACCCTGGCTGAGCGGCTGCAGGAAGCGGGCTACAGCACCCACATGGTAGGAAAGTGGCACCTGGGCTTCTGCCGGCCGGGCTGCCTGCCCACGGGCCGCGGCTTCCAGAGCTTCCTGGGCTCCCTGACTGGCAGCGGTGACCACTTCTCCTACCAGAGCTGTGACCAGGCTGAGGCCTGCGGCTTCGACCTGCACGATGGGGACAGACCAGCCTGGGAGATGAGCGGTAACTACTCCACAACACTCTACATAGAGAG GGTTAAGAAGATCCTGAGGGCCCATGACCCCCGGAAGCCCCTCTTCCTGTACCTGGCCCTCCAGGCCGTCCACACACCCCTCCAGGCACCAAACCACTTTCTGCAACGCTACAGTGCCCTGGACAACCGCCCGCGACGACACTACGCAGCCATGGTGAGCTGTGTTGACGAGGGTGTGGGGGTGCTGGTGCAGGAGCTGAGGACTCGTGGCCTCTACCAGAACTCTGTCCTGGTCTACTCCTCAGACAACGGGGGCCAGCCCCTCTCTGGGGGCTGCAACTGGCCACTGCGTGGGGGGAAGGGCACGTACTGGGAGGGGGGAGTACGGGCGGTGGGTTTCGTCCACAGCCCACTCCTGAAGAGGAAAGGAAAGGTGAGCAAGGCACTGATACATGTTTCTGACTGGTACCCAACCCTGCTGTCTCTGGCGGGGGCACCGGAGAAGGACCGAGGCCAGCTGGACGGCCATAATGTGTGGGGGGCCATCAGCCAGGGGCTGCCTTGCCCCCGCACTGAGATCCTGTTCAACATCGACCCGGTATCCCGACGGCCTGGGGAGGCAGACTCCAGGACCCTGGCCCTTAACGGCTTTGGCATCTGGGACACGGCATTGCGGGCGGCAATCCGGGCCGGGGACTGGAAGTTGCTGACGGGAAATGTGGGTGATGGGGACTGGGTGCCCCCTCAGACCCTGCCCGGGGGGCCCCATCAGTGGCAGGGCATGGAGAAACGTCGGGACCAGAGAGGGAAGTCTGTGTGGCTTTTCAACATCACCGCTGACCCTTATGAGAGGTCAGACCTAGCCGATGCAAGGCCTGAGGTGGTCAAAATACTGCTGGCCAGGCTGGCCGAGTACAACCAGACGGCCGTGCCGCCCCGAAACCCCCCCGATGACCACATGGCGGACCCCCAGCTCCATGGGGGGGTGTGGACACCATGGCTGGGTGAGGAGGGCAGCGAGGGTTCAGAGGGCagcggagagggagggaaagggaagggGAAGAGTAGTAAAATGAGGCACTGTAAGGTGTGCAAACTGAAAGCCCTCTTTAAGAAGGTGGGCTCCCGGATGCAGAGGTCCTCTCTCTTCTTTTAG